GCGAGCGTCGCCGACGAGGCGTCGAGCTTCCTCGGCCTGCCCCGCGCCCGGATCGCCGTGACACACGAAGGCATCGACTCCGCCTTCAAGCCGCTCGACCGCGAGGAGTGTCAGAGACTCGCCGCGGAGCGATACCACCTGCCGGAGGGCTACATCCTCAGCCTGGGCACGCGGGAGCCAGGAAAGAACCGCGAAGCGATACTGTGGGCGATGCGGTATCTCGTCGACCTCGGCCATTCGCCCCACCTGGCCGTCGTGGGACAGCCGGCTTGGGGTGCTGCGCAGGAGGAAGGACTGGTCGCGAGGCTCGGCCTGTCGGAGCACGTCCACTTCACCGGCTACGTGCCCCAGGAGGACCTGCCCGCGCTGTACAACGCCGCGTCCGTGTTCGTGTTCCCTTCGCTGTACGAGGGCTTCGGCCTACCCGTCCTCGAGGCCATGGCCTGTGGCACGCCTGTGATCACATCGAATGTGTCCGCGCTGCCGGAGGTCGCGGACGGCGCCGCCATTCTGGTGGACCCGCGCGACGCAAGGGCCATAGCCGACGCGATCGAGCTGGTCTGGAGCGACCCGGAGGAACGCCGGCGCCTGTGCGAGGCGGGGCGTGGCCGCGCGGCGGCGTTTACCTGGGACGCCTGCGCCGAGAGGACTCTGGCCGTCTATCGCAGGCTTCTCGGCGAGGAAGCGCCGTGATTACGACTCTGGATGAGGTCGCGGAACCGGCGCGAGGCGCGGTACGGCTGCTGCGCGCCTCGTTGCTGCGAGGCCTTGGCGACGACGTTGCCGCTATCTGGCTCTACGGCGCCACGATCTTCGGCCCGCGCGCGATCGACGTTGACCTGCATGTCCTCCTGCGACAACCACCGGGAGCAAGCGGCAGCAAGGCGATTCAGGCCGCGCACGACACCGTCGAGCGCGAGAACCCGGGCATCGACCTCGACACCTGGTACATCCTCCTCGACGACGCCCGCAAGCCTGAGCCGCCGCCGAACGTCGGCCCGTGGCACCCGGGCGTCCGGGACGAGCACTGGGCGCTACACCGGGCCCACTGGCTGGCGGGCGCGGTGATCGTTGTGCATGGGCTGGCGCCGCAAGGCATCGTGCCGCCGCCGGAGTGGCAAGAGATCGAGCAGGCCCTGCGGCGCGACGCCGAGGAGGCCGGGCGAGTCCTGAGTGGCGGCTCACCCTACTGGACTCTGCAGCTCTGTCGCATCCTGGCGAGCCTGGAGACCCGGGACGTGGTGCGCTCCAAGCTCGATTCGGGCGCCTGGGCGCTGGAGCGCCTCGGGCCCGGGTTCGCGCCGATCATCCGCGCCGCCCAGCGGTACTACAGCGGCGTGGCGCGCCCTGGAGACCTCGACCTGATCAAGTCCGGCTATCCGGCCTTCTACGAGGCCCTGAAGCGCCTGATCGATGCCGCCTGAACAGCTGCTTTCGTTCGTCATCGTGAGCTTCAACGCGCGCGAACACCTGCGCCGCTGCCTCCGGTCGCTGTTCCGGCATCAGCGCGGCGCGTTCGAGGTGGTCGTCGTGGACAACGACTCGCGCGACGGCAGCGCCGACATGGTTGCGCGCGAGTTTCCGGCCGTCCGGCTCATCCGAAGCACGGTAAACCGCGGGTTCTCCGCTGGCGCGAACCTCGGCGCCTCCGAGGCCCGCGGAGACGTCATCGTCTTCCTGAATCCGGACTGCGAACTCAGCGATGATGCTTTCAGCGCGGCCGCGGCGTATTTGCGCTCTCACCCGGAGGCAGGCGCCCTGGGCATCAAGATCGTGGACCCGGACGGGCGCCTGCAGCTCTCAGTGCGGCGCTTCCCCGACCTTACGGCTTCCCTGTTCAACCGATACTCCCTGCTCACCCGCCTTTTCCCCGGCAACCCGCTTTCGCGCCGCTACCTCATGACCGATTGGTCCCACGATGAGATCGCCGAGGTGGACTGGGTGTCCGGCGCCTGCCTGGTGACCACGCGCGCCACGCTGAAGAACGTCGGCTCCTTCGACGAGGGGTACTTCTGGGGCTTCGAGGACGTGGACTTCTGCCAGCGAGTCCACCGCGCCGGGCTCAAAGTGATCTATTTCCCGCAGACGAAGGTCACGCACGAGATCGGCGCCAGCGCGCGCACCGTGCCTTCGAAGGCGCTGATCGCGCGGCACAGGGGGATGTGGCGCTACTACCGCGCCTACCTGGCGCGATCTGCCCCACTGGATGTGCTGGTATTTGCCGGCATTTGGCTGCGCTGCGCCCTGATGCTGGCCACGGGCTGGCTGCGCAGGAAGCTCACGGAGCTCCGCGACCGGGCTATGTAAGGCTACTCGCCGGCAAGGCGGCGCCGAACGCCCGCCAGCCTCCGGCTGCGCCACATGGACACGAGATACCCCAATTTCCCCAGGACCAGGGCGACGAGGACTGCGAGCGCCAGGAAGATCGCTGCTTCCGCGAGCAACGAATCGGCATAGTGGGTACCGAGGGCTGCCGCGGCGAACAGGGCCGAGAGCGTGTAGAGGGCGACCAGGACGCCGCGCGGGCCAAGTTCGAGCTGCTCCAGGCGGTGGTGGATGTGGTCCGTATCTCCGCTCCAGGGCTTCCGCCCTTCGAGGACGCGCCTGGTCGCCGCGAGCAGGGTGTCCAGCACGGGAAAGCCGAGAGCGAGCACGGGCACGGCCACGAACACGCTTTCCTCGATGCCCGTGGCGCCGCGTATGGAGAGAGTCGCGAGGACGAATCCGAAGGCCTGGGCGCCGGCGTCACCGAGGATGAGCGGCGCCGAAGGCAGGTTCAGGGGCAGAAAGCCGAGGCCGGCGCCGGCCAGGGCAACGCAGAGGAGGGCCACGGCCGGATGCCCGGTGTCCGCGGCCACGGCCGCGATAGCCGCGGCGGCGAACACGCTGACTCCGGTCGCCACGCCGTCCTTGCCATCGATCAGGTTCATCGCGTTGGTGAAGAAGACGACCCAGAGAAGGGTCGCCGGGAGGGCGAGGAGGCCGAGGTCGAGCGCGCCGCCCCAGGGGAAGCCGATGGCCTCGAACCGGTAGCCGGCCGCGAAAACGGCGCTGCCGGCCACGAGTTGCCCCGCAAGCTTCTGCCAGGGCCGGATGGCGCGCCAGTCATCCACGACGCCGGTGGCAAACACCAGCGAGACGGCGCCCAGGTAGCCCAGGAACTCCGCGCGTTTCGGGTTGAAGTACTCCGCTGCCTTGTCGGAGAGCGCGGCGGCAATGAAGGGCGCGGCAGCGAAGGCCGCGAGCACCGCAAAGCCGCCGACCTGGGCGCCCCGGCCGGGCGCCGACCGCAAGCCCCCAAGGGGCCACGAAGCGGGGAGGCGGGGCATGACCTGCACGAGCGAAGCCGAGCAAGCGAGGGCAACGAGAAAGCCTGCGGCGAGTGCGGCTACGTAGGGATCCATCCGGCGGCTACTGTAGCACCTGCGCCCTTATGCTGGCGCCTCGAGGGCGGAGGCGTTTCACCATTCGCACGGAGACCTCCTCGACGCGCTCGCGGCTGCCGTCGCCGGTGTAACGCCACCAACCGTTCAGGAACGGCTGCCCGACACGCCGGAAGCCGGCACGGTGGTACAGCTTTCGGGCCGGGTTGTCGGCACGGACCTCGAGGTGGACCGACCACAAGCCTCGCGCGCGGGCTACTCCGACGACGTAATCGACGAGGGCGGTCCCGATCCCCCGCCTGCGCCACTCCCTGCCGACCTCGAGGGCGAAGAGATGCAGGGAACGGGGCGGGTCGCCGGGCTCGTGAATGCTGACGGTGCCGGCGAGCTGCCCATCGATCTCTGCGACGACGATCTCGCGGAATCCGAGCTCTTGCTCGCGCCAGCGGACCTCGAGCTGGGCCTGGGTGACATCGTCCTGCAGGGCGGCGGCCAGGGCGGGAATTTCCTCGAACCTGAGGGGCCGGAGCCGGAGTCCCTCGATTGCAGTCCTGGTGGTGATAAGAGCAGTCATGCCGGCGTCCCGTTCTAGGATAGGCCGCGGGAGCATACGCGGCGAAGGCTCGCCTTCGAGAGTGACCCGGAATACCCCGGCACGCATGCACGGTCCGACCTCGAAGGAGGATTACTCCCCTGGCGAATTTCTCGATGACTCCTCGCCGTTTCTCCCGCGGGCAAGCGGTTGCCCGCCCGCGATGGTGCCCGGGCCGGGGCGCGCGTTTGACCCGCCCACCCCGCGCTGCCGATAATCGCGACATGGGAGAGTTAGTGTCATGAGGACACTAAGGGTCGCCCTGGCGCAGATAAACCCGACGGTCGGGAACCTGAGCGGGAATGCCCGCCTGATCCTCGATTACGCCGAACGGGCGCGGTCCGAGGGCGCCGACATCGTCGCCTTTCCTGAGCTGGCCCTGCCGGGTTACCCGCCAGAGGACCTCCTGCTACGCCACAGCTTCATCGAGGATAACCTCAAGGCGCTGCGGCAACTGGCGGCGGAGATTCGCGGCCTGACCGCCGTGGTCGGCTTCGTCGACTTCGATGGCGACCTGTTCAACGCCGCCGCCGTAATCAGCGATGGCCGCGTGGCCGGCGTCTACCACAAGAACTTCCTGCCGAACTACGGCGTCTTCGACGAGATGCGCTACTTCAAGGCCGGAGAGTCATCGCAGGTGTACGAGATCTCCGGCGCGCGCGTTGGCGTGAGCGTCTGCGAGGACATCTGGTACCCGGAGGGGCCGGCGCGCTCGCAGGCGCTCGCGGGAGCGGACGTCATCGTCAACATCAACGGCTCGCCCTTTCACCACGGCAAGCGGGCCTACCGCGAGCGCATGGTGGCCACCCGCGCCGCCGACAACGCCGTCTACCTCTGCTACGTCAACCTCGTCGGTGGCCAGGACGAGCTGGTCTTCGACGGTAACAGCATGGTCTTCGACCAGGACGGGGAGCTAGTGGCGCGGGCGCCGAGTTTCGAGGAGCACCTGCTCCTGGTCGACATCGACCTCGATTCTCTGTATCTGGGGCGGCTCCACCTGCCCCTGCGGCGCTCGCCTTATATCGAGCGCGGCGATAACCAGGTGACGCAGGTGTTCGTGTCCGGGCCGCGGGAGGTGGCGCGGGCGCCGCTGGCCAGGCCGACGCTTGCCGAGCCCGACGACCTCGCCGAGGTTTACCAGGCGCTGGTGACAGGCACGCGGGACTACGTGCACAAGAACGGCTTCGAGACCGTGATCGTCGGCGTCTCCGGCGGCATCGACTCGAGCCTGGTGGCGACTATCGCCACCGATGCCCTCGGCCCCGAGCACGTCATCGCCGTGTCGAACCCTTCGCGTTTCTCGTCCGAAGGCTCCATCGCGGACGCCCGTCAGCTCACCGAGAACCTCGGCATTCGCCTCCTGATCATCCCGATCGAACCGGCGCACGAGGCCTACCTCCAGATGCTGTCGAAGGTCTTCGAAGGGACGGAGCCCGGCACCGCCGAAGAGAACATACAGTCGCGCATACGGGGCAACATCTGGATGGCGCTTTCGAACAAGTTCGGCTGGCAGCCGGTGCTGACCTGCGGCAACAAGAGCGAGATGGCCACGGGCTACGCGACCCTGTACGGCGACATGGCGGGCGGCTTCGCCGTCATCAAGGACGTGCCGAAGACCCTCGTCTACCGCCTGGCGAGGTACCGGAACGAGATCGCCGGGCGGGACCTGATCCCGAAGGCGGTGTTGGAGAAGCCGCCATCAGCGGAGCTGCGGCCGGGCCAGCTGGACACCGATACGTTGCCACCGTACGAAGTGCTGGACCCGATACTCCAGGCCTACGTCGAGGAGGACCGGAGCATCGAGGAGATCGTGGCGATGGGGTTCGACGAGGCCGTCGTGCGCAAAGTGATGCGCATGGTGGACTTGAACGAGTACAAGCGCCGCCAGGCGCCGCCAGGGATCAAGATAACGCCGCGCGCTTTCGGCCGGGACCGCCGGCTGCCGATCACCAACCGCTATCGCCCCTGGTAGCGATTGACCTCCTGACAGCGCCTTCCTAAGCTGCAGCGGCCGGCGCGGGCCGCGGCCCGACCGAGACGCCGGAGCAGCAGGCCCCCGCGCAGCCGCGAGGGCCGGAAAGGGGGCATCGTGGAAGAGGTCTCATACGTTCGTGTCAGCCCGACGCTTCCCGTGCGTGACGTCAGGAAGGCCATCGAGTTCTACCAGAGGGCGCTGGGCCTGGAACAGCGGTCGGTGTACGGCGACCCGCCGACCTTCGCAATCGTCGGCGCCGGCGATGTCTTCATCCAGCTGTCGCTCGACCGTGAGGGGTCGACAGCGGGCCGCGCCGGCTGCTACATCACGGTCACCGGTGTGGAGAGACTCTTCGAGCGCTGCCGGGCCGCTGGGGCCGACCTGGACAGCGGCCTGGCCGTGCGCGACTACGGTATGCGGGACTTCGTAGTGCATGACGCCGACGAGAACCACATCAGTGTGGGCGAGAGCGTGAGGGCGGCGTGAGCGAGCGCGCACCGCTGGAGTTCTGGGAGATCTGGTACCCGCGCGCCACCGCGACGGGCATGCTTGTCGGGCGGGGCATGCTGGACCCGACGGACGTCCTCCTGGCCCACGCTGTGCCCGACATCATCACCGTCGAAGTGAGCTCTCGCGATGGCCGGCGCCTGGCTTACGGCCGGCAACTGGCACGCACGCTGGAGTCACCGATGTGCCGTCTGACCCGTCAGGGCG
This portion of the Dehalococcoidia bacterium genome encodes:
- a CDS encoding glycosyltransferase family 1 protein, producing the protein MASRALIAFDCSSVPPQPAGAGMYTLNLLRALARIDAGHDYLVYARSHTLPLLGGLPANFKVRDIGPRSRWGRLLWEQTLLPLDLRRRGARLMHSPHHTTPLLWCPCPRAVTVHDVTFFILPERYPLARRLYFQALTMAAARRARAVIVPSASVADEASSFLGLPRARIAVTHEGIDSAFKPLDREECQRLAAERYHLPEGYILSLGTREPGKNREAILWAMRYLVDLGHSPHLAVVGQPAWGAAQEEGLVARLGLSEHVHFTGYVPQEDLPALYNAASVFVFPSLYEGFGLPVLEAMACGTPVITSNVSALPEVADGAAILVDPRDARAIADAIELVWSDPEERRRLCEAGRGRAAAFTWDACAERTLAVYRRLLGEEAP
- a CDS encoding aminoglycoside adenylyltransferase domain-containing protein, producing MITTLDEVAEPARGAVRLLRASLLRGLGDDVAAIWLYGATIFGPRAIDVDLHVLLRQPPGASGSKAIQAAHDTVERENPGIDLDTWYILLDDARKPEPPPNVGPWHPGVRDEHWALHRAHWLAGAVIVVHGLAPQGIVPPPEWQEIEQALRRDAEEAGRVLSGGSPYWTLQLCRILASLETRDVVRSKLDSGAWALERLGPGFAPIIRAAQRYYSGVARPGDLDLIKSGYPAFYEALKRLIDAA
- a CDS encoding glycosyltransferase family 2 protein, with the translated sequence MPPEQLLSFVIVSFNAREHLRRCLRSLFRHQRGAFEVVVVDNDSRDGSADMVAREFPAVRLIRSTVNRGFSAGANLGASEARGDVIVFLNPDCELSDDAFSAAAAYLRSHPEAGALGIKIVDPDGRLQLSVRRFPDLTASLFNRYSLLTRLFPGNPLSRRYLMTDWSHDEIAEVDWVSGACLVTTRATLKNVGSFDEGYFWGFEDVDFCQRVHRAGLKVIYFPQTKVTHEIGASARTVPSKALIARHRGMWRYYRAYLARSAPLDVLVFAGIWLRCALMLATGWLRRKLTELRDRAM
- a CDS encoding MraY family glycosyltransferase, with the protein product MDPYVAALAAGFLVALACSASLVQVMPRLPASWPLGGLRSAPGRGAQVGGFAVLAAFAAAPFIAAALSDKAAEYFNPKRAEFLGYLGAVSLVFATGVVDDWRAIRPWQKLAGQLVAGSAVFAAGYRFEAIGFPWGGALDLGLLALPATLLWVVFFTNAMNLIDGKDGVATGVSVFAAAAIAAVAADTGHPAVALLCVALAGAGLGFLPLNLPSAPLILGDAGAQAFGFVLATLSIRGATGIEESVFVAVPVLALGFPVLDTLLAATRRVLEGRKPWSGDTDHIHHRLEQLELGPRGVLVALYTLSALFAAAALGTHYADSLLAEAAIFLALAVLVALVLGKLGYLVSMWRSRRLAGVRRRLAGE
- a CDS encoding GNAT family N-acetyltransferase, producing MTALITTRTAIEGLRLRPLRFEEIPALAAALQDDVTQAQLEVRWREQELGFREIVVAEIDGQLAGTVSIHEPGDPPRSLHLFALEVGREWRRRGIGTALVDYVVGVARARGLWSVHLEVRADNPARKLYHRAGFRRVGQPFLNGWWRYTGDGSRERVEEVSVRMVKRLRPRGASIRAQVLQ
- a CDS encoding NAD+ synthase; this encodes MRTLRVALAQINPTVGNLSGNARLILDYAERARSEGADIVAFPELALPGYPPEDLLLRHSFIEDNLKALRQLAAEIRGLTAVVGFVDFDGDLFNAAAVISDGRVAGVYHKNFLPNYGVFDEMRYFKAGESSQVYEISGARVGVSVCEDIWYPEGPARSQALAGADVIVNINGSPFHHGKRAYRERMVATRAADNAVYLCYVNLVGGQDELVFDGNSMVFDQDGELVARAPSFEEHLLLVDIDLDSLYLGRLHLPLRRSPYIERGDNQVTQVFVSGPREVARAPLARPTLAEPDDLAEVYQALVTGTRDYVHKNGFETVIVGVSGGIDSSLVATIATDALGPEHVIAVSNPSRFSSEGSIADARQLTENLGIRLLIIPIEPAHEAYLQMLSKVFEGTEPGTAEENIQSRIRGNIWMALSNKFGWQPVLTCGNKSEMATGYATLYGDMAGGFAVIKDVPKTLVYRLARYRNEIAGRDLIPKAVLEKPPSAELRPGQLDTDTLPPYEVLDPILQAYVEEDRSIEEIVAMGFDEAVVRKVMRMVDLNEYKRRQAPPGIKITPRAFGRDRRLPITNRYRPW
- a CDS encoding VOC family protein, whose protein sequence is MEEVSYVRVSPTLPVRDVRKAIEFYQRALGLEQRSVYGDPPTFAIVGAGDVFIQLSLDREGSTAGRAGCYITVTGVERLFERCRAAGADLDSGLAVRDYGMRDFVVHDADENHISVGESVRAA